A part of Gracilimonas sediminicola genomic DNA contains:
- a CDS encoding 2,3,4,5-tetrahydropyridine-2,6-dicarboxylate N-succinyltransferase, producing the protein MLKTAWNVTINEFNKQNYRMSYEDILDQLEEGTVRAANKTENGWEANVEVKEAILASFKDGENTSYEGIYEGFVDKHNLPPRYFGPEDGVRLVPGGSSVRRGAFVSSGVIIMPPAYINVGAYVDEGSMVDSHALVGSCAQIGKNVHLSAGVQIGGVLEPVGMNPVIIEDDCFIGAGSVIVEGILVKKGAVIAPGVTLSKAVPVYDTVNEKVLERGSAIPENAVVIPGTRPVSNDWAKENGLSMSCPIIVKYRDEGSNASLELEEALR; encoded by the coding sequence ATCTTAAAGACTGCTTGGAATGTCACAATCAATGAATTCAATAAACAAAACTATAGAATGAGTTACGAAGATATTTTAGATCAACTGGAAGAAGGAACCGTAAGAGCAGCCAACAAAACCGAAAATGGCTGGGAGGCAAATGTAGAAGTGAAAGAAGCTATTCTGGCCTCCTTTAAAGATGGTGAAAATACTTCCTATGAAGGCATTTATGAGGGTTTCGTAGATAAACACAACCTGCCTCCCCGGTATTTTGGTCCTGAGGACGGTGTGCGTTTGGTTCCGGGTGGTTCATCCGTTCGCAGAGGGGCTTTTGTTTCATCCGGTGTAATCATTATGCCGCCGGCTTATATCAATGTTGGTGCTTATGTGGATGAAGGTTCAATGGTTGATAGCCATGCTCTCGTGGGTTCTTGTGCCCAGATTGGGAAGAATGTACACCTTTCAGCCGGAGTGCAGATAGGTGGAGTATTAGAGCCTGTTGGGATGAATCCGGTGATCATCGAGGACGATTGCTTTATCGGGGCCGGATCTGTAATTGTGGAAGGAATTCTTGTGAAGAAAGGAGCTGTTATTGCACCCGGAGTTACGCTTTCCAAAGCCGTTCCTGTTTATGATACGGTGAATGAGAAAGTTCTGGAGCGCGGTTCAGCTATTCCTGAAAATGCAGTAGTTATTCCCGGAACCCGTCCTGTGAGTAACGATTGGGCTAAAGAAAATGGACTCAGCATGTCCTGCCCGATTATTGTGAAATACAGAGATGAAGGAAGTAATGCTTCGCTGGAATTAGAAGAAGCTCTTCGGTAG
- the thrC gene encoding threonine synthase, giving the protein MKSSNSGYTMSCIMCGRENDERETSTYCTYCGGVLDIEYNKSEKHIQYPLKEILPDPLKNHYSSLKKLDRLSEKYDAELYAKLEFEHPTGCFKDRGSYIEVQKALELGADAICLASTGNMAASVAAYACYFKIPCFVFVPEKTPEVKLAQATIYDATIIKIKGDFMACEKLCREFAKSGNYYLAGDYVFRQEGQKSFSYELYEQGDTEFDYIFVPIGAGTNFAAIYKGYKEMKAAGMIDKIPSFVAVQPEQSSPVVEGIFKKDKIVKEQVNTMADAVAVADPLDFYKVFRGIEETDGLAFTATENELLESMQEMTVEEGYFTEPACAIPLATFKNNLDQFKGKKCLFVLTGTGLKSSHIVAKYSLSSPVLPPNLERIQQYIESGFIDMQKNSWGQSRNTGFENVNMDEGHTKLYDEYVNNINRKGKTLKEEEIKVLRSLVYNEDADLEYPVEVVDYKLTMRKHGLVSAAVKLKIEDKDEIISLDQGVGPIDAILTAIKSETDGFLPLEVINHEVEILSPDTDSLVIVTLTLEKEGHRFTSKGASPDTLEAVIQAFVKGLAIANKALAV; this is encoded by the coding sequence ATGAAATCAAGCAATTCTGGATATACCATGAGCTGCATTATGTGTGGCCGTGAAAATGACGAGAGAGAAACCAGCACCTATTGCACGTATTGCGGAGGAGTTCTGGATATTGAGTACAACAAATCCGAGAAGCACATTCAGTATCCGCTGAAAGAGATTTTACCAGATCCTCTCAAAAATCATTATTCATCGCTGAAGAAGCTCGATCGTCTTTCCGAGAAATATGATGCTGAACTGTACGCCAAGCTTGAATTTGAACATCCCACCGGATGCTTTAAGGACCGGGGAAGTTATATAGAAGTGCAAAAAGCCCTGGAACTGGGTGCTGATGCTATTTGCCTGGCTTCTACCGGAAATATGGCTGCATCAGTGGCTGCCTATGCCTGTTATTTTAAAATTCCTTGTTTCGTGTTTGTGCCGGAAAAAACACCGGAAGTAAAACTGGCACAGGCTACCATTTATGATGCCACCATCATAAAGATTAAAGGTGATTTTATGGCATGTGAGAAACTGTGTCGTGAGTTTGCCAAATCCGGAAATTACTACCTTGCCGGAGATTATGTTTTCCGTCAGGAAGGACAAAAATCATTCTCCTATGAGTTATATGAGCAGGGTGACACCGAATTCGATTACATCTTTGTACCCATTGGTGCCGGAACCAACTTCGCTGCCATCTATAAAGGCTACAAAGAGATGAAGGCAGCCGGGATGATTGATAAGATCCCAAGCTTTGTAGCAGTTCAACCCGAACAAAGTTCACCGGTGGTGGAAGGGATTTTTAAGAAGGATAAAATCGTCAAAGAGCAGGTAAATACCATGGCGGATGCGGTTGCCGTAGCCGATCCGCTTGATTTCTATAAAGTATTCCGCGGAATTGAGGAAACGGACGGACTTGCCTTTACCGCAACCGAGAATGAATTGCTCGAATCGATGCAGGAAATGACCGTTGAGGAAGGTTATTTCACTGAACCGGCTTGTGCCATTCCGCTTGCCACCTTCAAAAACAACCTGGATCAATTTAAAGGAAAGAAATGCCTGTTCGTGCTCACAGGTACCGGGCTCAAGAGTTCACATATCGTGGCCAAATACTCTCTCTCCTCTCCGGTACTCCCACCAAACCTCGAACGCATTCAGCAATATATTGAGTCCGGATTTATTGACATGCAAAAGAACAGCTGGGGTCAATCACGTAACACCGGCTTTGAGAACGTCAATATGGACGAGGGACATACCAAGCTGTATGATGAGTATGTGAATAACATCAACCGAAAAGGGAAAACCCTAAAAGAGGAAGAGATTAAGGTACTTCGTTCATTGGTTTATAATGAGGATGCAGATCTCGAATACCCTGTTGAGGTAGTGGATTACAAGCTTACCATGCGTAAACACGGACTGGTAAGTGCAGCCGTGAAGCTGAAAATTGAAGACAAAGACGAAATCATCTCCCTCGATCAGGGTGTTGGACCCATTGATGCCATTCTTACTGCTATCAAATCAGAAACGGATGGCTTCCTCCCGCTTGAAGTCATAAATCACGAAGTGGAAATCCTGAGTCCCGATACCGACTCATTGGTTATTGTAACCCTAACCCTTGAGAAAGAGGGACATCGCTTTACCTCTAAGGGCGCTTCACCTGACACCCTTGAGGCCGTAATTCAGGCGTTTGTGAAAGGATTGGCAATAGCTAACAAGGCTCTGGCAGTCTGA